A genomic window from Caldicellulosiruptor kronotskyensis 2002 includes:
- a CDS encoding arsenate reductase ArsC, with amino-acid sequence MKPRVAFVCVGNSCRSQMAEGFAKHYGKDLIEVYSAGTDIAKEVNPLAIEVMKEVGIDISSHFPKTIFDIPKEVDFLITMGCGVECPFIPCKVKEDWGLPDPAGKPIEEFRRVRDEIEKKVLELLERIKKEYHGEGK; translated from the coding sequence TGGCAATTCATGCCGAAGCCAGATGGCAGAAGGTTTTGCCAAACACTATGGAAAAGATTTGATTGAAGTATACAGTGCAGGAACAGATATCGCAAAAGAGGTAAACCCGCTTGCCATTGAGGTCATGAAAGAGGTTGGAATTGATATCTCTTCACATTTCCCAAAGACAATATTCGATATCCCCAAAGAGGTAGACTTTTTAATCACAATGGGCTGTGGTGTTGAGTGTCCGTTTATCCCATGCAAGGTCAAAGAAGATTGGGGACTACCTGACCCAGCAGGAAAGCCTATTGAAGAATTTAGAAGAGTAAGAGATGAAATAGAAAAAAAGGTATTGGAGCTGCTTGAACGAATTAAAAAAGAATATCATGGGGAGGGAAAATAA